From the Exiguobacterium marinum DSM 16307 genome, the window TAACGATGCAACAAATCAAGACGTTCGTTCACTGCCTCAACGAGACCATCATAGACAGACTCCGGAATCGCATTATTGTGAAGTGCTGATTGTCTTGCACTTTCAAACTTGCGGACAGTCGCATAGAAGTTATCCTTCTTCACGCTTCCTGACAACGTAGAAGCAAACGTATTCAAGTATTGCTCATACGTCCCGTACATCGCTTTAAATGCGCCCTCACGGACGGTTCTGTCAGCCGACTCGAGGAACGTAATGTAACGGCCGTGTGTCAACTCGACCTCTTCCCCGTTTTCATTCTTCACTTTCGGGAATTTTAAATCCGCGTTGTTGAGCATACCGAACGTCGAACTCGATTGTCCGAGTACGTCCCCTGCTTGAGCGAGGATCGCTTCTTCCGCTTCCGTCAACACATGAGGACGTTCTTGCGCTAGTTCATCGAATGCATGACGATATACACGAAGTGCATCGTGTTGATCCATGTAGGCTTCAATCTGAGCTTCATCAATCGATAGAAGTTCAGGCGTCATAAACGCGAGCTGAGCCGAAATTTGAGACGCGAGTGAGCCTGCACGGTCATTCAATGCTTGGTAATGGCTATTTGCCGTATCTTCGTCGTAACGCATGTGTGCGTATGTGTACAGCTTATGTAACTTACGAGATAGTTCATCTCGAAGCTGTAATGCCTCGTGTAGAACCTCTGCCGATTCTCCAAGGCGGCCTTTAAATCCAATTAAAGCTGGTACTTGTTCTTTCAGCGCTTGAAAGTCTGCTTCCCAAGCTTGATCGTCGTTGTAGATGGTCTCTAAGTTCCATGTTTCTTCCACTGGAACTTGCTGTCTTGTTAATACCTCTGACATACGTCCACTCCCTTTTCTTATCGATTGGTCGACTGTAACATCAATCGTTGAAATCCTTGAAACAAACGTGTATCGTGATGTCTCGCCTCTTCATATGTAATCGGCAACGACCATGACCTGACATCACAAGATAGACGACATGCATTCAAGAGTTGTTTCCATTGTACATGAAATGACTCCGAAAAGTCGCTTGTCGGTGTTACTCCAAACTGACGACACGTCTTTTCAATACTCCATTCTATCGAATCATTTGGTGACTCGTACCGATTTAAATAAAGGACGGTCTGAAAATCTACCGGATGTACACGTATTCCCCATAGCGATGTGAGCGGAAGATAACAGCCTGTCGGTAAAAGTGCCGGCAATAAACCGAGTGGATAGAGACGATTGAAGATCAATCGGCGATTCTGTGGGGAAGGATAGGGCGGAGCCATTCGCTTCCGACGAATCATTTCCGTCCATTCCATCGCGTTGAACCGATAGTATGCTTCAAACGGCGACGTCTTCGCTGAAGAAGAGGCTTCCCAATTGCCTATTCCATACTTGATCGAAATCGGAAACCCATTGAAACGAACTATAGAACCGCTATTCACCGTCATCAACATATGACGTCTCGAGAGTTCAAGACGCATCCACGGTTGGAAAGATTGGTTCATCCTCAAGTCGAGACCACTTGCGAGCCAAATGACATCAAGATTTGCTTTCTCATAGTCGCTCGTCCGCTCGACATATTCCTCCGGGCGTAATGAAGATGCCTGAATCTCAATAACCGTCGACTTTCCATCGATTTTAGTTAAAATGTCCGCACGTCGCGCTCCAATCGTTACTTCTTGGTCGACCGGATACCCTCTTTCTTGTAACCACTGACTCACCGCCCATTTGTCTTGATGGTGTGGAACCGATTCTGCGCTTCCACACGTATGGATATGAGCAAAATGGAGGCGCCGCTTCACGCCCTGCTTCAGGATGAGCACTTCTTGACAAGTTGGACATCGAAAAGGAGCAAGCTGCTCCGCCTGCATTCGATTTAGGGTAAAAGAATCAACGATGTCCCCTTCCCGACCGATTGCAAATCGCATCTTGCTCCCCCCTTTTTATAGTAGTGGTGAAAACATTCTAGCCAATGACTCCACGAGTTTGATAAAGAATGAGCGTTTTACAAACTCTTCTAACACTAACTCGTGAGATCCTTCAAAATCATGATATAAGTCTTGTTTCAGTTGGTTGACTGAATTCGTGTTATACAAGAGGGCATTCACTTCAAAGTTCAAGTGGAAGCTACGAAAATCCATATTTGCCGTTCCAATCGTAGCTAGTCCGTCATCAACGACGATAACTTTTGAATGCATGAAGCCCTCCTCATATAAATAGATTTTCACCCCAGCTAGTAGTAGCTCTTCATAATAGGAGCGGCTCGCATAAAATACAATCTTATGGTCGGGATAACTCGGCAGCACAATCCGTACATCAATCCCTGACAAAGATGCCGTCTTCAATGCACTCATAATATCTTCATCGGGAATTAAATAGGGTGAAGAGATATAAACAGACTTTTTCGCGGCATTAATCAGCGAAAAATAAATCGATTTCATCGTTTCATATGGTTCATCTGGTCCACTCGCCACAATTTGGACGCCTCCACTCGCACTTCGAACCGTTTCAAGTGGCTCTAAATAAAACGGAGTGAAAAGACGCTCACCGGTCATGTAATACCAGTCTTGTAGGAAAATTAGCTGTAATTCAGACACTCCTTCTCCTCTGACGTACAGATGCGTGTCTCGCCAAAATCCAAATTTAGAATGTTCACCCAAGTACTCATCCCCAACGTTCAAGCCTCCAGTGAATGCCTCGGTCCCATCGATTACTACAATTTTTCTATGGTTACGATAGTTGGTCTTGCTCGAGACGAGTGGAAGTACGACTGGGAAAAACGCCTGTACTTGAACGCCAGCCTGTTTCATTTCTTCAAAAAAGTTGCCACTCGTATGAATCGAGCCGACCGCATCATATAAAAATCGGACTTCGATCCCCTCTTTCGCTTTCTCGATGAGGATCCGCTGAATTTCCCGAGAAATACGATCATCCCGAAAAATGTAATATTCGAGATGGATGTGTCTTGTCGCCCCTTTCAAAGCAGGTAACAGTTTCGAGAATTTTTCACGACCATTCGTCAAGATTTGTGTATACGTATTCGAGGAGACCGGAAGCTGATTTAACGAAGAAGTGAGATGCATCAACTTCTCATAATCGTCGTGTGTGAACATAAGCGATGGGGATAGCGTCATCGCCTTTTGGCGATAAGCTAAGTAAGTTTCTTCGTCGAGCATCGCTTTTTCTGTAAACATTCGCTTTCGTCGATAGTTCTGACCGAACACAAAGTACGCGAACAATCCAATGACAGGAAATCCAATCATGACAATCGCCCAAATCAATGTTCGTTGCGGATTTCGATTTTCGAGCAGAATCACTAGCAAAATGCTGAACGTTGTCAAAAAGACAAGAATCGAGAAGAGTCCAATCACTTGTGAGCTCCAGTAATACGATAATATCGCAATGAGTCCCGCGAGCAAAATAAGGGAAAAGAGTACTTGTATGCGTCGCAACATATTATAACCTGACCTCGTTTCTGTCATGTATTATCATTAATTATACATCGTAACGCTAAATTTTTGAGGGGAGCGAACAAACTATGGGGACTTTTCTAATAACAGGTGCGACTAGCGGAATTGGACGCGCCGTCGCATTGCAGTTAACAACGAATGGACATCGTGTGATCGGGATTGGTCGTGATGAAACAAGGGGGGCTTCCCTTGAATCTGATTCGGACGGACGGGCCACCTTCATTCGTTGTGACCTTCAGTCTGCAGAAGACATCGACCATCTCTTCAGACATTTGAAAGAGCAGGGCGTGACGTTAAACGGCTTGTTCAACAACGCGGCTACTTTTGGCAGACCCGGTACGCCAGAACGTCTCACGCATGATGCCTATACCGAAGTATTCGACGTCAACCTATATGCACTTAACACGGTCACACAACGCGCAATCCCGTTATTTGAACAAGGTGCCAGCGTTGTTAACAATGCCGCCATCGTTGGCCACGTCAAATTTCCACCGATGCTCGCACATTATGCTGCTTCAAAAGCGGCCGTCGTCGCCTTGACCAAAACGTTTGCACACCGAATGAAAGGAAAAGTACGATTCAATGCTGTCTGTTTCGGTCCTGTTGATACGCCGCTAAGCCACAAACTGTATGGAGGTGAGGCGAAATTCAAAGATGCCATGAGCCATCATTTCCGAGGACATGCAGCCTTACCTGAAGAAGTTGCTCCTGTTGTCGAATTTTTATTGACTGACGCTTCGACTTATATAAATGGACAAGCCCTTACCGTCGACGGCGGTTATACCCTCTCTTGAACAAAGACCACCTCTTCTTTTGAAAAGGTGGTCTCTGTTCATGCTGTCAGCTTTTTCGCACGATTCATCTTATTCCGCAAATAGTGTTGCTCTTTTGAATGAAAATGATCCCAATTAATTACGTCTTCAAAGTAATCAACCATACCATCAAACGTTGAATCCAATGTTTCATGGGCTTCGAGACGAGCCATTCGAATCGCTTCAAATACAGAACCCATCACGAAAATATCTTGATTTGCGTATGTTTGCATCGGTGACAACGATTCAAATAAAATCGTGTCTAGTGTCTTACGTTTCACGTGCCAATCGCACTTCCCATTTGAATAGAGGAAATCACCATCCGGCAGTTCACATAATTCCCTTAATATATCTCCGATGTAATGGATCGCGTGGATGGCCGTATTCGGATCATTAACCCCCGGCGAAATCCCGCGTAACGCAATCTCACTCAATTTTTCAATTGCAAAAGACGGGTCTTGCATCGAAGAACGAACTTCCCCGATTTCAAACAACTCGACATCTGGATTTTCTTCACTCTTCCAAAAACCAACGAGGTCCCCTTTTGCAACAAAATCTCCCACGGCTACAACTGATTCAAAGTCCGTTTCATGATCTCCTTGCTTTTCTCTTAAAAACAAACGGACGTATCCCGTTCGTGGTGCCCGGACTGCAGTCCCTTCGAATGAATGAACAGATCTTGACAGAACGAGATTCACCTTTTCCGACTCGATTGCATCTTTTTGCTCACTGATGACCGACAAAGCCTCTTTATGTAATGTTGATAAGAGACGCTCCGCCTGAATCGAGACACTGACTGTTTGAATGAATTTTACGAAAGCCCAAATTGATCCAATCACCAAGATCACACTAATTCCAGATGACAGCACAACACCTTCATCCGCAGTGCGAACGAGGAATAAGTTCGAAATCCCGTAAATTGTGGTCATGATGAAAAGGCCGAGCGTATGCTTAGCCGCAGTATTCGTTAAGAAGTTATTTACTGTCCGTGGAGAAAATTGAGACGAATAGGTCGTCAAAACCACTAAAATGGTGGAAAAGCTGAATGTCATCATCGTCATAAGGCTCGTAAACGTCGAAGATAAAACAGATGCAGCTGAGTCCAAATCTAAATATATGAAATTCGGGAGTAAATCTCGAAAGAATTCACTAAACAGTTGAGTCAAAATCGTTAGTAAAATTCCGCCCGCTCCGTATAAGAAGGGGACAAACCAAGCACTTTCATTGAGTAATAAACGTATTCGTCTCACCATACCAACACCTCTTTGCCATTGATTTGAAAAAATCGCCTGTCCAACTGAACAGGCGATGCACCGTTAAAAGTAGTGACGTACTTTCGCAAAGACGTCTCCTTCGAGAATGGTTTTTCCATACTCCTCAAGCATAGGTTGCGTCTGTGTACTGAATGATAGATATTCCGCTAAGAGACTGAGTGCATTCTCTTCGTCTTCAGGTTCCATTTCATCCGGGAACTCAATCCACAAGTAGTAACGGTCTTGATAATGATATAGTTTCAAATCAAGATCACTGAAAGTGTCACCTGCACGCTTACTCAGTGAAATGATTGCCTCGAAATCATTTGTTTCCATCGCAAGTGGGGCCCAAGCATCTGTTTCAGCTTCAAGTTCATCTAACTCACTCAATTGATCGAGTACTGACTGCTGATCCCGTGCTTCATCAATTGCCGAGCGGAGAAGCGAACCGAGTTCAGAATCATCTTCGGAATCCATCACATTTTTCGCGATTGTCACCGTCACTTCTAGACCTTTTTCAAAAGCCTGGACTTGAATCCATAGTGGACCATCAAACGAGATATCTTCACGTTCGTTAGCCTCGTCCATCATTTGCCAGAACAGCTGCTCGCCACGTTCTCGGTTGTACCAAATTTCATCACGTGCGAAACCACGCTTTTCAATATCCACATATGTGATGAAAAATTTGACGGTATTATCGTTGATGCGCTCAATTTTCACGATTGTCCACTCCCTTCTCACCTCGCTCCCAATTCACATAAGGAGGAGAGGGGAAATTCTCTTTTTATCATTGTACCCTTTTTGACATCATTCAATCTGGATGACGGGTTATATCTTTATTTTATAGGAAATAATCAATAATAAAAAGCACACTGCTTAAACAGTATGCTTTCATTCATTCATTCACAAGTCGCTGTGCTTCCTGCAACTGGAACGTCCGAACTTTCCGTGGCAAGAATCGACGAATCTCATCTTCGTTATATCCAACTTGCAAACGTTTCTCATCAATAAGAATCGGACGACGTAATAAACCCGGATATTCTTGAATCAAATCATAAAGTTGTTGAAGTGATAAGGCATCAACAGATACATCGATTTTAGAAAAGACTTTTGAACGTGTCGAAATGATTTCATCTGTCCCATCTTCAGTCATACGTAAAATTTGCTTAATCTCATTAAGTGAGAGCGGTTCTGAAAATATGTTTCTTTCTGTAAAAGGGATATCGTGTTCTTCGAGCCAAGCCCGTGCCTTTCGGCAAGATGTACAGCTTGGAGACGTATATAGTGTGACCATTTTTCTTCCTCCCTGATCGAGTATGCGTCCATCTTTTTAAGTGACTCTATTTGTATACCCAAATTCGCATCCACTTAATTATAATAATTCTTAATTGTTGAAACTTCAATGATATTCTTTATCAGTCGGATAAGAAAAGAGGGCGCATTCGTTGAATGCGACCTTGAATGACCTATATCAAGATGCAGGGATTCGAGAAACCGGTTGAGACACCGTCTCTTTCCCTGGCTTTACTTGTAAGTCTTTCAACTTTTTCTTCAGCACTTCTTTTAAAAGTCTTTTTTTCTCTCGTAAAACTTTATCACGTTCTTTCATGGCCTCTCACCCCCATACAGCGTAAGGAACATGCAGAGCATTACCGATTCTGAAAATCTTAAAGTTGCACTAAATCTACAATTAAATTATAGCACATTTGTTTGTGAATTGTGAATCATTCTTAAAGGTTCATGATTTCTTTACATAGTTGAAATTTGCAACTACCCAATAAAACCTGTATAGTTAATAGAAATAACCTTTTTATTTTTAAGGAGGAGAGCGATGATGAGAATCACATTAGAAACAATTATGAAACATCCCATCACCCAAAAATATTTGACTCGATCAGGCTTAAAGCATGCAATCGACGTATGTGAACGCGCTCTCGAGATGGCGACAAAGCGAGGGCTCGACACCGATTTAGCGACAAAGGCCGCTTTACTTCATGATATCGGTCATTATGAATGGTATACGGAAGGTAAATGGAATTATGATTTGTATCGTCAAAATGATATTCATGCGATCAAAGGTGCTGAACGTGCCCATAAACTATTGATTCGATTAGGGGAAGACCCCGCTCGAGCAAAAGAGATATCTGTGATGATTCTCTTACACACCGATTCATATTTACCACCGAGCCGCATTCAGCGCACACCTCTTCAACAGCTCGTCCATGACGCCGATACATTCGTTGAGCAGCCAGGCGGTCTGCATCATTATGAAACAATGGAAGTCGAAGATGCGTTAGCTCGCGTTCGCCAGATTGATGCAATCGTTGAACGACTATCAAACTTGCCTCGCATTTCAAATGGATAACCGGTCACCTAGTTCGATAGGTGATTTTTTTGTGAAAAAAGATCCTGACTCAACGAGTGAGTCAGGATCTTTTTCATTAAACGAGTTGTGCTTTGTACGCTTCGTACTCTTCGTCTGTGAGTGAGACATAGTGTCCTGGCTCAAC encodes:
- the spxA gene encoding transcriptional regulator SpxA — translated: MVTLYTSPSCTSCRKARAWLEEHDIPFTERNIFSEPLSLNEIKQILRMTEDGTDEIISTRSKVFSKIDVSVDALSLQQLYDLIQEYPGLLRRPILIDEKRLQVGYNEDEIRRFLPRKVRTFQLQEAQRLVNE
- a CDS encoding competence protein CoiA, which codes for MRFAIGREGDIVDSFTLNRMQAEQLAPFRCPTCQEVLILKQGVKRRLHFAHIHTCGSAESVPHHQDKWAVSQWLQERGYPVDQEVTIGARRADILTKIDGKSTVIEIQASSLRPEEYVERTSDYEKANLDVIWLASGLDLRMNQSFQPWMRLELSRRHMLMTVNSGSIVRFNGFPISIKYGIGNWEASSSAKTSPFEAYYRFNAMEWTEMIRRKRMAPPYPSPQNRRLIFNRLYPLGLLPALLPTGCYLPLTSLWGIRVHPVDFQTVLYLNRYESPNDSIEWSIEKTCRQFGVTPTSDFSESFHVQWKQLLNACRLSCDVRSWSLPITYEEARHHDTRLFQGFQRLMLQSTNR
- a CDS encoding DUF2254 domain-containing protein, which codes for MVRRIRLLLNESAWFVPFLYGAGGILLTILTQLFSEFFRDLLPNFIYLDLDSAASVLSSTFTSLMTMMTFSFSTILVVLTTYSSQFSPRTVNNFLTNTAAKHTLGLFIMTTIYGISNLFLVRTADEGVVLSSGISVILVIGSIWAFVKFIQTVSVSIQAERLLSTLHKEALSVISEQKDAIESEKVNLVLSRSVHSFEGTAVRAPRTGYVRLFLREKQGDHETDFESVVAVGDFVAKGDLVGFWKSEENPDVELFEIGEVRSSMQDPSFAIEKLSEIALRGISPGVNDPNTAIHAIHYIGDILRELCELPDGDFLYSNGKCDWHVKRKTLDTILFESLSPMQTYANQDIFVMGSVFEAIRMARLEAHETLDSTFDGMVDYFEDVINWDHFHSKEQHYLRNKMNRAKKLTA
- a CDS encoding HD domain-containing protein, giving the protein MMRITLETIMKHPITQKYLTRSGLKHAIDVCERALEMATKRGLDTDLATKAALLHDIGHYEWYTEGKWNYDLYRQNDIHAIKGAERAHKLLIRLGEDPARAKEISVMILLHTDSYLPPSRIQRTPLQQLVHDADTFVEQPGGLHHYETMEVEDALARVRQIDAIVERLSNLPRISNG
- a CDS encoding SDR family NAD(P)-dependent oxidoreductase; protein product: MGTFLITGATSGIGRAVALQLTTNGHRVIGIGRDETRGASLESDSDGRATFIRCDLQSAEDIDHLFRHLKEQGVTLNGLFNNAATFGRPGTPERLTHDAYTEVFDVNLYALNTVTQRAIPLFEQGASVVNNAAIVGHVKFPPMLAHYAASKAAVVALTKTFAHRMKGKVRFNAVCFGPVDTPLSHKLYGGEAKFKDAMSHHFRGHAALPEEVAPVVEFLLTDASTYINGQALTVDGGYTLS
- the cls gene encoding cardiolipin synthase is translated as MLRRIQVLFSLILLAGLIAILSYYWSSQVIGLFSILVFLTTFSILLVILLENRNPQRTLIWAIVMIGFPVIGLFAYFVFGQNYRRKRMFTEKAMLDEETYLAYRQKAMTLSPSLMFTHDDYEKLMHLTSSLNQLPVSSNTYTQILTNGREKFSKLLPALKGATRHIHLEYYIFRDDRISREIQRILIEKAKEGIEVRFLYDAVGSIHTSGNFFEEMKQAGVQVQAFFPVVLPLVSSKTNYRNHRKIVVIDGTEAFTGGLNVGDEYLGEHSKFGFWRDTHLYVRGEGVSELQLIFLQDWYYMTGERLFTPFYLEPLETVRSASGGVQIVASGPDEPYETMKSIYFSLINAAKKSVYISSPYLIPDEDIMSALKTASLSGIDVRIVLPSYPDHKIVFYASRSYYEELLLAGVKIYLYEEGFMHSKVIVVDDGLATIGTANMDFRSFHLNFEVNALLYNTNSVNQLKQDLYHDFEGSHELVLEEFVKRSFFIKLVESLARMFSPLL
- the mecA gene encoding adaptor protein MecA produces the protein MKIERINDNTVKFFITYVDIEKRGFARDEIWYNRERGEQLFWQMMDEANEREDISFDGPLWIQVQAFEKGLEVTVTIAKNVMDSEDDSELGSLLRSAIDEARDQQSVLDQLSELDELEAETDAWAPLAMETNDFEAIISLSKRAGDTFSDLDLKLYHYQDRYYLWIEFPDEMEPEDEENALSLLAEYLSFSTQTQPMLEEYGKTILEGDVFAKVRHYF